A window of the Paenibacillus woosongensis genome harbors these coding sequences:
- a CDS encoding UbiA-like polyprenyltransferase, whose translation MFRKAIIFLQMIKFEHTVFALPFAFMGSLLGSVMIHQTFPSWGQIGWVLLAMFGARSAAMGLNRLIDRVSDKKNPRTANRAIPAGLLKIGEVVIFIIVSFALLFWAAAKLDPLAMKLLPIAVVMLVLYSYTKRFTWLCHVVLGLTIALAPLGGWVAVTGKVDLTAMILFATVTFWVAGFDIVYACQDVEFDKTEGLYSIPVRFGVAASLKIAQAFHIITAVGFIALLLLSDLGWWYIAGMIIAYLILFYEHYIVSPGDLSRLQTSFFLMNGVLSIVVFSFTLIDLVVRHY comes from the coding sequence ATGTTTAGAAAAGCTATTATTTTTTTACAGATGATCAAATTTGAACATACCGTATTTGCCCTGCCTTTTGCCTTTATGGGCTCATTGCTCGGCTCGGTCATGATTCATCAGACTTTCCCGTCATGGGGGCAGATCGGCTGGGTGCTGCTGGCGATGTTCGGAGCGAGAAGCGCTGCTATGGGGCTGAACCGGCTCATCGACCGGGTGAGTGACAAGAAGAACCCCCGGACGGCGAATCGGGCGATCCCTGCCGGACTTCTCAAGATCGGGGAAGTCGTCATTTTTATTATCGTGTCGTTTGCCCTGCTGTTCTGGGCTGCGGCCAAGCTGGATCCGCTGGCCATGAAGCTGCTGCCGATTGCCGTCGTCATGCTGGTGCTGTACTCCTATACGAAGCGATTTACCTGGCTCTGCCATGTCGTGCTGGGCTTGACGATCGCGCTGGCTCCGCTTGGCGGCTGGGTTGCTGTGACAGGTAAGGTGGATCTGACCGCTATGATCCTGTTTGCTACCGTGACGTTTTGGGTGGCTGGCTTCGATATTGTGTATGCTTGTCAGGATGTCGAATTTGACAAGACGGAGGGACTGTATTCTATCCCGGTTCGATTCGGGGTGGCGGCTTCACTGAAGATTGCCCAGGCGTTTCATATCATCACCGCTGTCGGCTTTATTGCTCTGCTGCTGCTCAGCGATCTTGGCTGGTGGTACATCGCCGGAATGATTATCGCTTATTTGATTTTATTCTACGAGCATTACATCGTTTCGCCAGGCGATCTCAGCAGGTTGCAGACGTCCTTCTTCCTGATGAACGGCGTCCTCAGCATCGTGGTGTTCTCGTTCACCTTGATTGATTTGGTGGTGCGGCACTATTGA